In a single window of the Xylanimonas protaetiae genome:
- a CDS encoding prephenate dehydrogenase, with product MSAPFARVAVLGLGLVGGSLAQLLAQRGVVVVGQDVDATAVTSARAVGLTATTSLAEAVEGADLVVLAVPLRAMRATAAELARCIGTTADATVTDVGSVKGPVRLAVEAAGLGDRFVGAHPMAGTEHSGFAASSAQLMDRAAWAVTVRPDDDGARLAPLLRLLTGPLAGTVAVLTDDVHDEAAALISHVPHVLATQLLNAVAGAPVRDAALGLAAGSFRDGTRVAYTDPARTEAMVTENAAWVAPALRKAVRDLEALVAALETNAPVHGFFRAADDVRAQGRPGERRARGAQAPVPLDAGWPAALVARCASGAVVTGLTETEAVLAR from the coding sequence GTGAGCGCACCCTTCGCGCGTGTCGCCGTGCTGGGCCTCGGGCTCGTGGGCGGCTCGTTGGCGCAGCTGCTCGCGCAGCGCGGCGTCGTCGTCGTCGGGCAGGACGTGGACGCCACGGCCGTGACGTCCGCACGGGCCGTGGGCCTGACCGCGACGACGTCGCTCGCCGAGGCCGTCGAGGGCGCCGACCTCGTGGTGCTCGCCGTGCCGCTGCGGGCCATGCGCGCGACGGCCGCGGAGCTCGCGCGCTGCATCGGGACGACCGCCGACGCGACGGTCACCGACGTCGGGTCCGTCAAGGGTCCCGTCCGCCTGGCGGTCGAGGCTGCCGGGCTGGGCGACCGGTTCGTGGGCGCGCACCCCATGGCGGGGACGGAGCACAGCGGCTTCGCGGCGTCGTCGGCACAGCTCATGGACCGTGCCGCGTGGGCGGTCACGGTGCGTCCCGACGACGACGGCGCCCGCCTCGCGCCCCTGCTGCGGCTCCTGACGGGCCCGCTCGCGGGCACCGTGGCCGTGCTCACCGACGACGTCCACGACGAGGCGGCGGCGCTGATCAGCCACGTGCCGCACGTGCTCGCCACCCAGCTGCTCAACGCCGTCGCCGGCGCCCCCGTGCGCGACGCCGCGCTCGGCCTCGCGGCGGGCTCGTTCCGCGACGGGACGCGGGTGGCCTACACGGACCCGGCCCGCACGGAGGCCATGGTCACGGAGAACGCCGCGTGGGTGGCCCCCGCGCTGCGCAAGGCCGTCCGCGACCTCGAGGCGCTCGTCGCCGCGCTGGAGACGAACGCCCCGGTCCACGGCTTCTTCCGCGCCGCCGACGACGTCCGCGCCCAGGGCCGCCCGGGCGAGCGGCGGGCGCGCGGCGCCCAGGCCCCCGTCCCCCTCGACGCGGGCTGGCCCGCGGCGCTCGTGGCGCGCTGCGCGTCGGGCGCCGTCGTCACCGGGCTGACCGAGACCGAGGCCGTGCTCGCGCGCTAG